Sequence from the Streptomyces sp. NBC_00358 genome:
ATGTTCCCGCACTGGGAGTACGTCCTGCACGAGCTGTTCGGCCGGGTCACCTCCGTGCAGGCGCTCACCGCCACCCACATCCCGCAGCGCTGGGACGAACGGGACAAGCCCTACGACGCAACGGCGGACGACGCCGCCTACGGCATCTTCGAGCTGGAGGGCGGCGCGGTCGCCCAGATCAACTCCTCCTGGGCCGTGCGCGTCAACCGCGACGAACTGGTCGAGTTCCAGGTCGACGGCACGGAGGGATCGGCCGTCGCCGGACTGCGCAACTGCCGCGTCCAGCACCGCAGTTCGACTCCAAAACCGGTCTGGAACCCGGACATCCCGGCCACCTACTCCTTCCGCGACCAGTGGCAGGAGATCCCGGACAACGCCGAGTTCGACAACGGCTTCAAGGCCCAGTGGGAGCTGTTCCTGCGGCACGTCTACGCCGACGCCCCCTACCGCTGGGACCTCCTAGCCGGCGCCCGCGGTGTCCAACTCGCCGAGCTGGGGCTGAAATCCTCTGCCGAGGGCCGCCGTCTCGACGTGCCGGAGGTCGCGCTGTGACCATCCGGCTCCCGGGTGCCGACGGCCGGTTGCGAATCCACGAGCCGCGCACCGAGCCCCTCGCCATCGCCCCGGCGGGCGAACCCCTCGCCTCCCGTACGGTCTTCTCCGCCGCGCATGTCGTCGCCGACCCGTACGCGGACGTCTCGCCCGACTCGCCCGCCGCCGTCGACTGGGACGCCACGCTCGCCTTCCGGCGCCATCTGTGGTCGCACGGCCTCGGGGTCGCCGAGGCGATGGACACCGCCCAGCGGGGGATGGGCCTCGACTGGGCCGGGGCGGCCGAACTCGTGCGCCGGTCCGCGGCCGAGGCCAGGGCGGTCGGCGGCAGGATCGCCTGCGGTGCGGGCACGGACCAGCTCACGGGCCCGGCCACACTGCACGAGGTACGGGCCGCCTACGAGGAACAGCTCGCCCTCGTCGAGGAGTCGGGCGCGCAGGCGATCCTGATGGCCTCCCGCGCGCTCGCCGCGACCGCCGCCGGACCCGAGGACTACCTCGACGTCTACGGCCACCTCCTGCGCCAGGCCGCCGACCCGGTGGTCCTGCACTGGCTGGGCCCGATGTTCGACCCCGCCCTGGAGGGCTACTGGGGATCGGACGACCTGGACGCGGCGACGGAGGTGTTCCTGGAGGTGATCGCGGCCCACCCCGACAAGGTGGACGGCGTCAAGGTCTCCCTGCTGGACCCCCGTCGGGAGGTCGGACTGCGCCGCCGCCTCCCGGACGGCGTCCGTTGCTACACCGGCGACGACTTCAACTACCCCGAACTGATCGCGGGCGACGAACGGGGCTTCAGCCACGCGCTGCTCGGCGTCTTCGACCCGCTCGGTCCCCTCGCCGCGCAGGCCGTACGGGTCCTGGACACCGGCGACGTCAAGGGCTTCCGCGAACTCCTCGACCCCACGGTCGAGTTGTCCCGGCATCTCTTCCAACCCCCGACCCGCTTCTACAAGACGGGCGTCGTCCTGCTGGCCTGGCTCGCCGGCCACCAGGAGCACTTCACGATGGTGGGCGGCCTCCAGTCGGCGCGCTCGCTTCCCCATCTCGCGCGCGCCTACGAACTGGCCGACGGACTGGGCCTGTTCCCGGACCCGCGACAGGCCGAAACCCGGATGAGGACCTTGCTCGCCCTGTACGGAGTGACGGAGTGACCCCATGAGCAGTCTCGCCCGCTTCTCCGTCAACCAGATGACGGTCAAACAGTTGTCGATGCCCGAACTGGTCGAAGCCTGCCTGGAGACGGGAGTCCCGGGCGTCGGCCTCTGGCGCGAGCCCGTGCGGGCGTACGGCCTCGGCGCCACCGCGAAACTCGTCCACGACGCGGGCCTGACCGTCACCACCCTGTGCCGGGGCGGCTTCCTCACCGCGATCGACCCGGGGGAGCGGCAGCGCGCCCTGGACGACAACCGGGCCGCCGTCGACGAGGCAGCCACCCTCGGCACCGACACCCTCGTCCTGGTCTCCGGCGGTCTGCCGCCCGGCTCGAAGGACCTGCACGGCGCCCGGGAGCGCATCGCCGACGCGCTCGGCGAGCTGGGCCCGTACGCCGCCTCCCGCGGTGTGCGGCTGGCCGTCGAACCGCTCCACCCCATGTACGCGGCCGACCGCTGCGTGGTCTCCACCCTCGCCCAGGCACTCGACCTCGCGGAACGCTTCCCCGCGGACCAGGTGGGCGTCACCGTCGACACCTACCACCTCTGGTGGGACGACACGGCCCCCGCCCAGATCGCCCGCGCGGGAGCCGGGGGCCGCATCCACACCTTCCAGCTCGCCGACTGGACCACCCCGCTTCCCGAGGGCGTCCTCAACGGCCGCGGCCAGCTCGGAGACGGTTCGGTCGACCTGCGCGCGTGGCGGGCCCTGGTCGAGGCGGCGGGGTACACCGGGCCCATCGAGGTCGAACTCTTCAACGACGCGCTGTGGGCCCGGGACGGCCGCGAGGTGCTGGCCGAGACGGCGGCACGGTTCGTGGAGCACGCCGGATAAAAAATCTTCCGAAGTCCGTGCAACCCTTCCCCGGCCTCGCGGGTCGTACGTGGCATCAGGACCTTTGGAGGGGGATCCGGGGGGATCGCGGGGGTTCTGATACGGGAGGGGAAACCGAGGGGCCCGGTCGACGGACCGGGCCCCTCGAAGACTTTCGCGCCCCACGACCGGGTGAGTTGTCCACAGCCCCGGAGCGTTGTCGGAGGCGGACGGTACCTTCGGATCATGACCGATCAGGCGGGGGCCGCCCAGGCAGGTGAGCGGCGACTGGCCACGCTGGAAGGCGTGCTCGAACGCATCACCTACGCGAACGAGGAGAACGGCTACACGGTCGCCCGGGTCGACACCGGGCGCGGCGCCGGCGATCTGCTCACCGTCGTCGGCTCGCTGCTCGGCGCCCAGGTCGGCGAGTCCCTGCGGATGGAGGGCCGCTGGGGCTCCCACCCGCAGTACGGCAAGCAGTTCACGGTGGAGAACTACACGACGGTGCTCCCCGCCACCGTCCAGGGCATCCGCCGCTATCTCGGCTCCGGTCTGGTCAAGGGCATCGGCCCGGTCTTCGCCGACCGCATCACCCAGCACTTCGGCCTCGACACCCTGCGGATCATCGAGGAGGAGCCGAAGCGGCTCATCGAGGTCCCGGGACTCGGCCCCAAGCGCACGGGGCGGATCGCCGACGCCTGGGAGGAGCAGAAGGCGATCAAGGAGGTCATGCTCTTCCTCCAGACCGTCGAGGTGTCCACCTCCATCGCGGTCCGCATCTACAAGAAGTACGGCGACGCGTCGATCTCGGTCGTGAAGAACCAGCCCTACCGCCTGGCGTCCGACGTCTGGGGCATCGGCTTCCTCACCGCGGACAAGATCGCCCAGTCCGTCGGCATCCCTCACGACAGCCCGGAGCGCGTCAAGGCGGGCCTTCAGTACGCCCTGTCGCAGTCCACCGACCAGGGCCACTGCTATCTCCCCGAGGAGCGGCTGATCGCGGACGCGGTGAAGCTGCTCCAGGTCGACACGGGCCTGGTCATCGAGTGCCTGGCCGAGCTGGCGGCCCCCGCGGAGGAGGGCGAGGACCCAGGTGTCGTACGGGAGAGGGTTCCGGGCCCGGACGGCGGCGAGCCGGTGACGGCCGTCTACCTGGTCCCCTTCCACCGTGCCGAGCTCTCGCTCTCCACGCAGGTGCTGCGGCTGCTGCGCAGCGACCGGGACCGGATGCCCGGCTTCCACGACGTGGCCTGGGACAAGGCACTGGCCTGGCTGAGGGGACGTACGGGCGCGGAGCTGGCCCCCGAGCAGGAGGCGGCGGTCCGGCTCGCGCTCACCGAGAAGGTCGCCGTGCTCACCGGAGGTCCGGGCTGCGGCAAGTCGTTCACGGTCCGCTCGATCGTGGAGCTGGCCCGCGCCAAGGGGGCCAAGGTCGTTCTCGCCGCGCCCACAGGCCGTGCCGCCAAGCGCCTCGCCGAACTGACCGGGGCCGAGGCCTCCACCGTGCACCGGCTCCTGGAGCTCAAGCCGGGCGGGGACGCGGCCTACGACAGGGACCGGCCGCTCGACGCCGACCTGGTCGTCGTGGACGAGGCCTCCATGCTCGACCTGCTGCTCGCCAACAAGCTGGTCAAGGCGGTGCCCCCGGGGGCCCATCTGCTCTTCGTCGGCGATGTCGACCAGCTTCCCAGCGTCGGCGCGGGCGAGGTGCTGCGCGATCTGCTCGCCGACCGCGGCCCGGTTCCGGCGGTGCGCCTCACCAAGGTCTTCCGCCAGGCCCAGCAGTCCGGGGTGGTGACCAACGCGCATCGGATCAACTCCGGGCAGCACCCGCTCACCGACGGCATGAAGGACTTCTTCCTCTTCGTCGAGGACGACACCGAGGAGGCCGGGCGGCTCACCGTGGACGTGGCGGCCCGGCGGATTCCGGCCAGGTTCGGCCTCGACCCCCGGCGGGACATCCAGGTCCTCGCGCCCATGCACCGGGGCCCGGCCGGCGCGGGCCATCTGAACGGACTGCTCCAGCAGGCCATCACCCCCGGCCGCCCGGACCTCGCCGAGAAGCGGCTCGGCGGCCGGGTCTTCCGGGTCGGCGACAAGGTCACCCAGATCCGCAACAACTACGACAAGGGCGAGAACGGCGTCTTCAACGGCACCGTGGGCGTCGTCACCTCCCTCGATCCGGTCGAGCAGCGCCTGACGGTGCGCACGGACGAGGACGAGGAGGTGCCGTACGAGTTCGACGAACTGGACGAGCTGGCCCACGCCTACGCGGTGACCATCCACCGCTCCCAGGGCAGCGAGTACCCGGCGGTGGTGATCCCCGTGACCACGGGCGCCTGGATGATGCTCCAGCGCAATCTGCTCTACACGGCGGTCACCCGGGCCAAGAAGCTGGTCGTCCTCGTCGGTTCGCGCAAGGCGATAGGCCAGGCGGTGCGTACGGTGTCCGCGGGACGCCGGTGCACGGCCCTGGACTTCCGGCTGTCCGGCTCGTGAGCCACCGCCTCCTCGCGCGGCGAACCGGCCCGTTCGACCACTGAACGGGGCCTTTCGGGCGCGGGAAGCGGTCCATCACAAAAAATGATCGATCAAACGAGTCATGAAGGTCACAGAGCACTTCCAGATGTGGAACGAACGGGGCAGGATGAGCAGGTTGGCGGCACTGAGTGCCGCCGATAGGCCCAATGGTCGACCCCGAGTGCACTCTCCAGGGCCAAATGGGGGATGGTAGAGACAGTCAGGGCACCTCGAAGAAGAGGCACAACGTCGGTGAGGGATGACGTGAGCGACAACTCTGTAGTACTGCGGTACGGCGATGGCGAGTACACCTACCCGGTGATCGACAGCACCGTCGGCGACAAGGGCTTCGACATCGGCAAGCTCCGCGCCCAGACCGGTCTGGTGACGCTGGACAGTGGGTACGGCAATACCGCCGCCTACAAATCCGCGATCACCTATCTCGACGGTGAGCAGGGCATCCTCCGCTACCGTGGCTACCCGATCGAGCAGCTGGCCGAGCGTTCCACCTTCCTGGAGGTGGCCTACCTGCTGATCAACGGTGAGCTCCCGAACGTCGACGAGCTCTCCACCTTCAAGAACGAAATCACGCAGCACACCCTGCTGCACGAGGACGTCAAGAACTTCTACAGGGGCTTCCCCCGCGACGCCCACCCGATGGCGATGCTGTCGTCGGTCGTCTCGGCGCTGTCGACCTTCTACCAGGACAGTCACAACCCGTTCGACGAGAAGCAGCGCAACCTCTCCACGATCCGGCTGCTCGCCAAGCTGCCGACGATCGCGGCGTACGCGTACAAGAAGTCGATCGGCCACCCCTTCGTCTACCCGCGCAACGACCTCGGGTACGTCGAGAACTTCCTGCGCATGACCTTCTCGGTCCCCGCGCAGGAGTACGAGCTCGACCCGGTGGTCGTCTCCGCGCTGGACAAGCTGCTGATCCTGCACGCGGACCACGAGCAGAACTGCTCGACCTCCACCGTGCGTCTGGTCGGCTCGTCGCAGGCGAACATGTTCGCCTCGATCTCCGCCGGCATCTCCGCGCTGTGGGGCCCGCTGCACGGCGGCGCCAACCAGTCCGTCCTGGAGATGCTCGAGGGCATCAAGGCCAACGGCGGCGACGTCGACTCCTTCATCCGCAAGGTGAAGAACAAGGAGGACGGCGTCCGCCTGATGGGCTTCGGCCACCGGGTGTACAAGTCCTTCGACCCGCGCGCGAAGATCATCAAGGCGGCCGCGCACGACGTCCTCTCCGCTCTCGGCAAGTCCGACGAGCTGCTGGACATCGCGCTCAAGCTGGAGGAGCACGCGCTCTCCGACGAGTACTTCGTCTCGCGCAACCTCTACCCGAACGTCGACTTCTACACGGGTCTGATCTACCGGGCCATGGGCTTCCCGACCGAGATGTTCACGGTCCTGTTCGCTCTTGGCCGGCTGCCGGGCTGGATCGCCCAGTGGCACGAGATGATCAAGGAGCCCGGCTCCCGCATCGGCCGCCCGCGCCAGATCTACACGGGTGTCGTCGAGCGCGACTTCGTGCCGGTCGAGGGTCGCTGACACTCACACACGACCACCGGGCTCCGTGACACGGGGCCCGGTGAGCTTGTATCGAGGCAGAAAAAAACGGAAAGCGCCCTGCTACTGGTCCCCCCACGGGCCGGCAGTCAGGGCGCTTTCCTTGTCCCGGTGCGGATTCCCCCCACGGGATCCGGCCGGGCGTCTGTGGGACAGCGCCTGAATCGCTGTGTGCCGGCGCGAGCCGGCGGTGTACCGGGCGAGCCGAACTCGCCGTACTGCGGTGGTGCGGTGTGCGATCTGCCGGGACGCGTACGGATCGGGAGGGCCGCTCAAAGCTCCCCGCTGTACGTGCCCCGGCGACGCAATTTCCGGGAACGTCCCCCAAGACATCCCCAGATGCCAGTC
This genomic interval carries:
- a CDS encoding dihydrodipicolinate synthase family protein, giving the protein MTIRLPGADGRLRIHEPRTEPLAIAPAGEPLASRTVFSAAHVVADPYADVSPDSPAAVDWDATLAFRRHLWSHGLGVAEAMDTAQRGMGLDWAGAAELVRRSAAEARAVGGRIACGAGTDQLTGPATLHEVRAAYEEQLALVEESGAQAILMASRALAATAAGPEDYLDVYGHLLRQAADPVVLHWLGPMFDPALEGYWGSDDLDAATEVFLEVIAAHPDKVDGVKVSLLDPRREVGLRRRLPDGVRCYTGDDFNYPELIAGDERGFSHALLGVFDPLGPLAAQAVRVLDTGDVKGFRELLDPTVELSRHLFQPPTRFYKTGVVLLAWLAGHQEHFTMVGGLQSARSLPHLARAYELADGLGLFPDPRQAETRMRTLLALYGVTE
- a CDS encoding sugar phosphate isomerase/epimerase family protein, encoding MSSLARFSVNQMTVKQLSMPELVEACLETGVPGVGLWREPVRAYGLGATAKLVHDAGLTVTTLCRGGFLTAIDPGERQRALDDNRAAVDEAATLGTDTLVLVSGGLPPGSKDLHGARERIADALGELGPYAASRGVRLAVEPLHPMYAADRCVVSTLAQALDLAERFPADQVGVTVDTYHLWWDDTAPAQIARAGAGGRIHTFQLADWTTPLPEGVLNGRGQLGDGSVDLRAWRALVEAAGYTGPIEVELFNDALWARDGREVLAETAARFVEHAG
- the recD2 gene encoding SF1B family DNA helicase RecD2 is translated as MTDQAGAAQAGERRLATLEGVLERITYANEENGYTVARVDTGRGAGDLLTVVGSLLGAQVGESLRMEGRWGSHPQYGKQFTVENYTTVLPATVQGIRRYLGSGLVKGIGPVFADRITQHFGLDTLRIIEEEPKRLIEVPGLGPKRTGRIADAWEEQKAIKEVMLFLQTVEVSTSIAVRIYKKYGDASISVVKNQPYRLASDVWGIGFLTADKIAQSVGIPHDSPERVKAGLQYALSQSTDQGHCYLPEERLIADAVKLLQVDTGLVIECLAELAAPAEEGEDPGVVRERVPGPDGGEPVTAVYLVPFHRAELSLSTQVLRLLRSDRDRMPGFHDVAWDKALAWLRGRTGAELAPEQEAAVRLALTEKVAVLTGGPGCGKSFTVRSIVELARAKGAKVVLAAPTGRAAKRLAELTGAEASTVHRLLELKPGGDAAYDRDRPLDADLVVVDEASMLDLLLANKLVKAVPPGAHLLFVGDVDQLPSVGAGEVLRDLLADRGPVPAVRLTKVFRQAQQSGVVTNAHRINSGQHPLTDGMKDFFLFVEDDTEEAGRLTVDVAARRIPARFGLDPRRDIQVLAPMHRGPAGAGHLNGLLQQAITPGRPDLAEKRLGGRVFRVGDKVTQIRNNYDKGENGVFNGTVGVVTSLDPVEQRLTVRTDEDEEVPYEFDELDELAHAYAVTIHRSQGSEYPAVVIPVTTGAWMMLQRNLLYTAVTRAKKLVVLVGSRKAIGQAVRTVSAGRRCTALDFRLSGS
- a CDS encoding citrate synthase, encoding MSDNSVVLRYGDGEYTYPVIDSTVGDKGFDIGKLRAQTGLVTLDSGYGNTAAYKSAITYLDGEQGILRYRGYPIEQLAERSTFLEVAYLLINGELPNVDELSTFKNEITQHTLLHEDVKNFYRGFPRDAHPMAMLSSVVSALSTFYQDSHNPFDEKQRNLSTIRLLAKLPTIAAYAYKKSIGHPFVYPRNDLGYVENFLRMTFSVPAQEYELDPVVVSALDKLLILHADHEQNCSTSTVRLVGSSQANMFASISAGISALWGPLHGGANQSVLEMLEGIKANGGDVDSFIRKVKNKEDGVRLMGFGHRVYKSFDPRAKIIKAAAHDVLSALGKSDELLDIALKLEEHALSDEYFVSRNLYPNVDFYTGLIYRAMGFPTEMFTVLFALGRLPGWIAQWHEMIKEPGSRIGRPRQIYTGVVERDFVPVEGR